The following proteins are encoded in a genomic region of Dyadobacter sp. UC 10:
- a CDS encoding branched-chain amino acid aminotransferase: MTADTLQIEIQPTSQSRLQDVDFDNLVFGRNISDHMFIAEYREGQWQDLRIVPYGDLSLSPATAALHYGQAIFEGMKAYKNEEGEVLLFRAIDNWKRLNKSAERLCMPSIPEEIFMNGLVELLRLDAGWVPSQPGCSLYIRPYMFATDPYIGVKASDSYYFIIFTSPVGTYYAKPPRVKVETHFIRAAEGGVGGTKCAGNYAGSLYPAKLAQQEGYDQLIWTDAREHAYIEESGTMNIMFLIDGKLVTPYVSETTLDGITRKSIVAIAQKWGIPVEERRVSVKEIIDAAKDGSLESAFGAGTAVVISPFATIAYEGVDYTLPEIKEDSFVTKVKNYLTDLRTGKEEDVFGWMLKV, from the coding sequence ATGACAGCCGACACATTACAGATTGAGATTCAGCCGACAAGCCAGTCTCGCTTACAGGATGTTGATTTCGACAACCTGGTTTTCGGGCGGAATATTTCCGACCACATGTTTATCGCCGAATATCGCGAAGGCCAATGGCAGGACCTTCGGATCGTCCCTTACGGCGACCTCTCGCTCAGCCCTGCTACTGCTGCCCTTCATTACGGACAAGCCATTTTTGAAGGAATGAAAGCCTACAAAAATGAAGAAGGCGAAGTGCTTTTGTTTCGTGCAATAGATAACTGGAAAAGACTCAACAAATCGGCGGAACGTCTCTGCATGCCTTCCATCCCGGAGGAAATTTTCATGAACGGCCTGGTGGAATTGCTGCGCCTGGATGCTGGATGGGTTCCGTCACAGCCCGGCTGCTCGCTGTACATTCGTCCGTACATGTTTGCTACTGATCCTTATATTGGCGTAAAGGCCTCTGATTCATACTATTTTATCATTTTCACCAGTCCTGTTGGCACGTACTATGCGAAGCCGCCGCGCGTGAAAGTGGAAACGCATTTTATCCGCGCCGCAGAAGGTGGGGTTGGCGGAACCAAATGCGCTGGTAATTATGCCGGTTCACTATACCCAGCCAAGCTGGCCCAGCAGGAAGGTTACGACCAGCTGATCTGGACAGACGCCCGCGAGCATGCTTACATTGAAGAATCGGGAACGATGAATATCATGTTCCTGATCGACGGAAAACTGGTTACGCCATACGTTTCCGAAACCACGCTTGACGGTATTACCAGGAAAAGCATTGTGGCGATCGCTCAGAAGTGGGGCATACCTGTGGAAGAGCGCAGGGTAAGTGTAAAAGAAATTATCGACGCCGCAAAAGACGGCTCGCTGGAATCTGCTTTCGGGGCTGGTACTGCTGTGGTAATTTCTCCCTTCGCAACCATTGCCTACGAAGGAGTTGACTATACGCTTCCTGAAATCAAAGAGGATTCGTTTGTTACCAAAGTCAAAAACTATCTAACCGACCTGCGTACCGGTAAGGAAGAAGACGTGTTTGGCTGGATGCTGAAAGTTTAG
- a CDS encoding AraC family transcriptional regulator, whose product MNKIYREITPLTQYDCFTVFTRSKTVFDFPLHTHEEYELNLILSGRGVKRIIGDHTEVIDDAELVLVGNNLPHGWLTHSYTWQEGMPEVKEITVQFHKDLFDEKFLKRNQLFFVRSLLEKSAKGISFSKETIERILPRFQALAQKSGFDSILELMYILHDLSVSRNMRTLSNSTFSNDNINFNSRRIEKVFAYMRDNYDKEINLEGISKLAGMSEVSFSRFIRKSTGKTFIESLNEIRLGHASRYLINTSDTISEIAYKCGFNNLSYFNRIFKTKNGCTPKEFRENYSGTRTFV is encoded by the coding sequence ATGAATAAAATTTACCGCGAAATTACCCCTTTGACACAATACGACTGTTTTACGGTATTTACACGCAGTAAGACAGTTTTCGACTTTCCGCTTCATACACACGAGGAATACGAATTGAACCTGATCCTTTCCGGGCGAGGGGTGAAGCGGATTATCGGCGACCACACGGAGGTGATTGATGATGCCGAGCTGGTTTTAGTAGGCAATAACCTGCCGCATGGCTGGCTTACGCACAGCTATACCTGGCAGGAAGGAATGCCCGAGGTAAAAGAGATAACAGTCCAGTTTCATAAAGACCTTTTTGATGAAAAATTTTTAAAAAGGAATCAACTTTTCTTTGTGCGGTCGCTGCTGGAAAAATCGGCAAAGGGGATATCTTTTTCCAAAGAGACCATTGAAAGGATCTTGCCGCGGTTTCAGGCGCTGGCTCAAAAAAGCGGGTTCGACTCGATTTTAGAATTAATGTATATCCTGCACGATCTGTCGGTTTCGCGCAATATGCGGACACTCTCTAACAGCACTTTTAGCAATGATAATATCAATTTCAATAGCCGGCGGATCGAAAAGGTGTTTGCTTATATGCGGGATAATTACGACAAAGAAATCAATCTCGAAGGTATATCCAAACTCGCGGGTATGTCCGAAGTTTCTTTCAGCAGATTCATCAGGAAGAGTACAGGGAAGACTTTCATTGAAAGCCTGAATGAGATCAGACTGGGGCATGCGTCGAGGTATTTGATCAATACCAGTGATACAATTTCCGAAATCGCTTACAAATGCGGCTTTAATAATTTGTCGTATTTCAACAGGATATTTAAGACCAAAAACGGCTGCACCCCCAAGGAGTTTCGGGAGAATTATTCAGGCACGCGGACGTTTGTTTGA
- a CDS encoding cupin domain-containing protein translates to MIQSFMADADKDLVFAKVQQFITEQGFTVVSKDHSRPWGGFFVLEESQAPQFISTFFPHLSLADFAGYEKLSPKILVVAPNKRLSWQYHHRRAEIWKVIGGNAGIVISDTDEETELQQLPIGTVIDLKKGERHRLVGVDEWGIVAEIWQHTDPSNPSDEDDIVRVQDDFGR, encoded by the coding sequence ATGATACAATCATTCATGGCTGACGCCGACAAAGATCTTGTTTTTGCAAAAGTTCAGCAGTTTATCACCGAGCAAGGCTTCACGGTTGTCAGCAAAGATCATTCGAGACCCTGGGGCGGCTTTTTTGTGTTAGAAGAAAGCCAGGCTCCCCAATTCATTTCTACTTTTTTCCCACATCTTTCACTTGCAGATTTTGCCGGTTATGAAAAGCTGAGCCCAAAAATTCTGGTAGTGGCACCCAACAAGCGCCTTTCGTGGCAATATCACCACCGCAGGGCTGAAATATGGAAAGTAATTGGTGGTAATGCAGGTATTGTGATCAGCGACACGGATGAAGAAACTGAATTGCAACAACTGCCTATCGGAACTGTTATCGATTTGAAAAAAGGGGAACGTCACCGTTTGGTAGGCGTCGATGAATGGGGGATTGTGGCAGAAATATGGCAACATACCGACCCTTCAAACCCTTCCGATGAGGACGATATTGTGCGTGTTCAGGACGATTTTGGCAGGTAA
- a CDS encoding DUF72 domain-containing protein encodes MKFGKVDNPAEIDFTLPPDAPANKRILTNAKGGGKPEICIGCAKWNKTDLKSFYPKGVKDELGYYATQFNSIELNATFYNNFPVETIEGWYNKTSEGFKFFPKLHQGISHWKRLKDAKEPTDVYLDGISHLQEKLGMLFLQLPDNFGPKNWEALKAYLEQWPSGFPLALELRHTAWYDGSFDNTEFYEVLERNNITHIITDSAGRRDLLHMHLTTPTAFIRYNGANVDSDYTRLDDWFERIKIWVAEGIERIYFFVHQNHEEASPLLSAYLIQKFNDELGMNLKVPAHPTNTGQIKLL; translated from the coding sequence ATGAAATTCGGAAAAGTTGACAATCCCGCAGAAATCGATTTTACGCTGCCGCCCGATGCGCCTGCAAATAAGCGTATCCTCACGAATGCGAAAGGCGGAGGCAAGCCTGAGATTTGTATCGGCTGTGCCAAATGGAATAAAACAGACTTGAAAAGTTTTTACCCCAAAGGTGTCAAAGACGAACTGGGTTACTATGCAACCCAGTTCAACAGCATTGAGCTAAATGCTACTTTTTACAATAATTTCCCGGTCGAAACGATCGAAGGATGGTATAATAAAACCAGCGAAGGCTTTAAATTCTTCCCAAAACTACACCAGGGAATCAGTCACTGGAAAAGGCTGAAAGATGCAAAAGAACCGACTGACGTTTATCTTGATGGTATTTCCCATTTACAGGAAAAGCTGGGCATGCTCTTTCTTCAGTTGCCTGATAATTTCGGCCCAAAAAACTGGGAAGCACTCAAAGCATATCTGGAACAATGGCCCTCAGGCTTTCCGCTTGCATTGGAACTGAGGCACACGGCCTGGTACGACGGAAGTTTTGACAACACCGAGTTTTATGAAGTACTGGAAAGGAACAATATCACGCACATCATAACCGACTCCGCCGGGCGCAGGGATTTGCTGCACATGCACCTGACGACGCCCACTGCATTTATCCGTTATAATGGTGCTAACGTCGATTCGGATTATACCAGACTGGACGATTGGTTCGAAAGAATCAAAATCTGGGTCGCGGAGGGTATCGAGAGAATTTACTTTTTTGTGCATCAAAATCATGAAGAAGCTTCGCCGCTCTTGTCGGCATATCTGATCCAAAAGTTCAATGATGAGCTGGGAATGAACCTGAAAGTACCCGCCCATCCCACCAATACAGGACAGATCAAGCTGCTTTGA
- a CDS encoding GNAT family N-acetyltransferase — translation MIGIIRTNSDNPDFKKLTDKLDDELCLIYNTKKEDFEEYNRIVDLDTVVLAYEDKKVTGCGCFKTLNDATIELKRMYVEPEFRGRGIASALVAEIEKWAMEKGYHSAFLETGNGQPQAIALYRKLGYSQVTDLMQYAVSDYSVCLQKELKIKTA, via the coding sequence ATGATAGGAATAATCAGGACCAATAGTGACAATCCTGACTTTAAAAAATTGACAGACAAGCTGGACGATGAGCTTTGCCTGATATATAATACTAAAAAGGAGGATTTTGAGGAGTACAACAGGATTGTTGATCTGGATACAGTTGTTTTAGCTTACGAGGACAAGAAGGTTACAGGTTGTGGTTGTTTTAAAACACTGAATGATGCCACAATAGAGCTCAAACGTATGTATGTCGAACCTGAGTTTCGGGGACGGGGCATTGCTTCTGCTCTTGTGGCAGAAATAGAAAAGTGGGCGATGGAAAAGGGATATCATTCTGCATTTCTGGAAACCGGCAACGGGCAGCCACAGGCAATCGCTTTGTATCGTAAACTAGGTTACAGCCAGGTTACTGATCTCATGCAATATGCAGTATCGGATTATAGTGTTTGTTTGCAAAAGGAATTGAAAATCAAAACAGCGTAG
- a CDS encoding VOC family protein, translating to MAGKFLGLRTTIYKVAELDKAKQWYTEAFETAPYFDEPFYVGFNIAGYELGLQQEDGAASAKTANVVTYWGVANAGLEFERLISLGATSHEEPANVGGDIVVASVIDPWGNVIGVIYNPEFTLE from the coding sequence ATGGCAGGAAAATTTCTAGGGCTCCGGACAACTATCTACAAAGTCGCAGAGCTCGACAAAGCAAAGCAATGGTATACCGAAGCATTCGAAACGGCCCCTTACTTCGACGAACCTTTTTATGTGGGATTCAATATTGCAGGCTATGAGCTGGGCTTGCAGCAGGAAGACGGCGCTGCCTCCGCAAAAACGGCGAATGTCGTGACTTACTGGGGTGTAGCAAACGCCGGACTGGAATTTGAAAGACTAATATCCCTCGGTGCCACGTCACACGAAGAACCCGCCAATGTAGGAGGCGACATCGTAGTAGCCTCCGTGATTGATCCCTGGGGCAATGTGATTGGCGTGATTTATAATCCCGAGTTTACGCTGGAGTAA
- a CDS encoding helix-turn-helix domain-containing protein, translating to MNNSYTKIKSESEYDRIMEEILVLMNKGEANLSQEEMQTIRAKALAAEAYEQEHYYIEPPRTLEGMIELRMYELKLKQKDLAKTLGVSGTKLSLILNGKQKPDISFIKAVHTKLNVPADFILKHI from the coding sequence ATGAACAATAGCTACACAAAAATAAAAAGTGAGTCTGAGTACGACCGGATCATGGAGGAGATATTGGTCTTAATGAACAAAGGTGAAGCCAATCTTTCTCAGGAGGAAATGCAGACCATCCGTGCAAAGGCGCTGGCGGCGGAAGCTTACGAACAAGAGCACTATTATATAGAACCTCCCAGAACATTGGAAGGAATGATTGAACTTCGTATGTATGAATTAAAATTGAAACAAAAGGACCTTGCGAAGACCCTGGGAGTAAGTGGAACCAAACTTTCCCTGATTTTAAACGGAAAGCAAAAGCCTGACATCTCCTTTATCAAGGCAGTTCATACAAAGCTGAATGTACCTGCCGACTTTATTTTAAAACATATCTGA
- a CDS encoding type II toxin-antitoxin system HigB family toxin translates to MVVISYKMIREFALRYPDSANTLSVWFKKAQKANWANFHEVQKDFNSVDAVGNDRYVFNIKGNNYRLVTLIIFSTRTIYLLFIGTHIQYDKIEASTIRIGKK, encoded by the coding sequence ATGGTCGTAATCAGCTACAAAATGATCAGAGAGTTTGCGTTGCGTTATCCAGATTCTGCAAACACGCTGAGCGTTTGGTTTAAGAAAGCCCAGAAGGCCAACTGGGCAAATTTTCATGAAGTACAAAAGGATTTCAATTCTGTTGATGCTGTGGGAAATGATAGATATGTCTTTAACATTAAAGGAAATAACTATCGGCTCGTTACGCTGATCATTTTTAGCACAAGGACTATATACTTATTATTTATAGGGACGCACATTCAGTACGACAAAATCGAAGCTTCAACTATTAGGATTGGTAAAAAATGA